A genomic segment from Thermodesulfovibrionales bacterium encodes:
- a CDS encoding bifunctional 2-methylcitrate dehydratase/aconitate hydratase, which produces MSSYISNVRPEPDKVLVDIANYVCNYEIKSDEAFDTARSCLIDTLGCGLEALGYPACTKLLGPIVIGTVVPNGSKVPGTQFQLDPVQAAFNIGTMIRWLDFNDTWLAAEWGHPSDNLGGILAVADYLSRKALAENKKPMVMREVLTAMIKAHEIQGVLALENSFNRVGLDHVVLVKVATTAVVTRMLGGTKDEVINALSNAWVDGQSLRTYRHAPNTGSRKSWAAGDATARGVRLALMALKGEMGYPSALTAKVWGFYDVLFKGNEFKFQRPYGSYVMEHVLFKISFPAEFHSQTAVECAMALHAKLRDMGRRADDIKRIMIRTHEAAIRIIDKKGPLYNPADRDHCIQYMVAVPLIFGRLTAADYEDNVASDPGIDLLREKIICVEDPQFTRDYHDPEKRSIANALSVELVDGTKLPEVVVEYPIGHRRRRKEGIPVLVEKFKTNLARRLPAKQQKAILDVALDQARLEAMPVHEFVDMFVI; this is translated from the coding sequence ATGAGTTCATATATCTCCAATGTCAGGCCTGAACCGGACAAGGTCCTGGTCGACATCGCCAATTATGTCTGTAACTATGAAATAAAGTCAGATGAGGCCTTTGATACTGCGCGCTCCTGTCTTATCGATACCCTTGGTTGCGGACTTGAGGCCTTAGGTTATCCGGCCTGTACAAAGCTCCTGGGACCTATCGTTATCGGCACTGTCGTACCCAACGGCTCAAAGGTTCCGGGCACGCAATTTCAGCTTGACCCGGTGCAGGCGGCCTTCAATATCGGGACGATGATCCGATGGCTCGACTTCAACGATACCTGGCTCGCTGCAGAATGGGGCCACCCCTCTGACAACCTGGGAGGAATCCTCGCTGTGGCGGATTATCTCTCCCGCAAGGCGCTGGCAGAGAATAAAAAGCCGATGGTGATGAGAGAAGTTCTGACCGCCATGATCAAGGCCCACGAGATCCAGGGTGTCCTAGCCCTGGAGAATTCCTTTAACCGCGTCGGCCTCGACCACGTCGTCCTCGTGAAGGTGGCCACAACCGCCGTCGTGACCAGGATGCTGGGCGGCACAAAGGATGAAGTCATCAACGCGCTCTCCAACGCCTGGGTGGACGGCCAGTCTCTCAGGACTTACCGTCATGCCCCCAACACGGGCTCCAGGAAATCCTGGGCAGCTGGCGATGCAACAGCGCGCGGCGTGAGGCTCGCACTCATGGCCCTGAAAGGCGAGATGGGCTATCCCTCTGCCCTGACTGCCAAAGTTTGGGGCTTTTACGATGTCCTCTTCAAGGGCAATGAATTTAAATTCCAGAGGCCCTACGGCTCTTACGTCATGGAGCACGTGCTCTTCAAGATCTCCTTCCCCGCAGAGTTCCACTCCCAGACTGCGGTGGAATGCGCTATGGCCCTCCACGCCAAACTCAGGGATATGGGCAGGAGAGCCGATGATATCAAGAGGATCATGATTCGCACCCACGAAGCTGCGATCCGCATCATCGATAAGAAGGGGCCGCTCTATAATCCCGCGGACCGTGACCACTGCATCCAGTATATGGTTGCCGTGCCGCTCATCTTCGGTCGCCTTACCGCCGCTGATTACGAGGACAATGTGGCTTCCGACCCGGGCATTGATCTCCTGCGGGAGAAGATTATATGCGTGGAAGATCCGCAATTCACCAGGGACTACCATGACCCTGAGAAGCGATCCATCGCCAACGCCCTTTCCGTGGAACTGGTGGACGGGACGAAACTGCCGGAAGTGGTCGTGGAATACCCTATCGGCCACCGCCGCCGCCGCAAGGAGGGGATTCCCGTGCTTGTCGAGAAGTTCAAGACCAACCTTGCCCGCCGCCTCCCTGCAAAGCAGCAAAAGGCGATCCTCGACGTAGCTCTGGATCAGGCCAGACTGGAAGCGATGCCCGTGCATGAATTTGTTGACATGTTCGTGATCTGA